Below is a genomic region from Drosophila albomicans strain 15112-1751.03 chromosome 2R, ASM965048v2, whole genome shotgun sequence.
CCTTGTTgatgttgtagttgctgttgttgttgctgcgtaGGCTGCAtagactgttgttgttttttatacatttccgTCATCTTTTTCGCTGTTATTTTttctcaataataatattatccACACGCACACCACATACGCACATACACTCTGCTCTGTTTTGGGGAAACCTTAATTTGTGACACAGTTTTAGATATGGGAAAAATAATGCACTGCTATTTTCTCTATTCTGTTTTCCCAGCTTTTCACTTTCGTCGTCTCTGGTTGTGATGAAAATGGCGCTGCCGTTGTTGTCTTTTTAGTTGTGTCTATGTTTGCAATCTCTCACTTACGCTTATTGCTGTAGGAAGCGCTTCGCTTGcgtttttcacatttttactTTAACAATTACGCGATTAtttttacattgaaaataaacaaaaataataaaaataattatatttgcagAGGGGTTGTCAACAATATTTAGAGGTGGAGAAACATCGACGACACTATCGACACTATCTATATATCGatgttattgcaatttttgtcaattggtatatttcggtatatttcgcGAAACGCACTCATAATGGCTTCTCATTTTAAATAgccaaaaaatatgtaaatgtagCATTTATTCGCTCAATAAATGAGCGACCCCATTAATTCTTAATTCGATATCAAGTAAAATTAACATAGACAAGACACAAGTTtatatcgatgaagtactCTTAGTACTTTGTTTCTACCAACAATAAGTGGCAACTCCATCGAAGGCAGAAAAACGTTACTATTGAAGAGTATCGATGCTTTTCagtctttatttaaaatttaggcGGATTTTTGTGACATAAATGCAAGAAATATTTAAGACTTCTGCACTAAAGGaattaataacaattgaataaaatattccagatGCAAGGTGTCATTTTTAAGTGAAGCATAAATGTCCTTTTCAGCCGCTTGATCCTTTATTTGATACTCGATTCTCTTCcatttatcgatatcaatcagttgttgctattgttttcattttgactttatattttttgttttttaatttgtttttttttttgatacgCATTTTGTTACCATGGAAACGACCGTAAAAGCATTATCGAACGTTAGGGACCAAGCTCCAGCAATTGTTATCACGGGTCGTCCCAAGCTCTCAGTGTCCGTTGACGCGGATCTTGTttccaaaaacgaaaaattctTTGGCACTCTGATGAACGAAACCCGGCTGCTGGACTCGGTGCTATCCAAAGAGAATCCACAACGGCAACAAGCTGCCCAATTTGAAACTGCCATGTCCGACGAGCTGAAGAAGctgaaacaacagcaatttgtGGATCGAACGCGACGTCAACAGCTGCGCAACGACTGCgaagagctacgaattttagCTGAGCAACTGCGTCTGGCGGCCATCACAAAGGAGCTAGATGAGCACATGGTTGAGCGTCACAGGAACCGTCAGCTGGCGAAGGACGCCAAGGTGAAGGGCAATGAGCGTGCCGAGGCTCAAAGGCTGCAAAAGTTGGCCCAAGAACAGGAGCGGGAGCTGCTTAAGAAGCAGGAGCAAATCCGTTTTCGCGAGAGTCTCTCTTCCCAGATTGAGCAAACGCAGCTACGACGCAAGCATCAGTGTGTCAAGACCGCAGCAGAACGCGAGGAGAGCATTGTTATCCAGCGGCGCATCGAGGAGGAAGACAAAGCGGAGCAGCTGCAGATGCTGAGGATAAAGCAAAAGAATCTGCAGTGCCATCTAGAGCATATGAAGCAGAAGCACGAGTACAAGGAGCGCGAGAAAGCGCTGAGTGCAGAGATGGCGGTCAagctggagcaggagcaaGCGCAACGAGCACAACAGAAGGACGAAATCGAGGCGGCGAGACGAGCAGCGCAATTGAAGCAGGAGCAGATTAGCCTGAAGATTGGGAAACAAGTGCAAGAGATTGAGGTAAGCATAGAGTGACGCTTTAATTACATTCACCTTAATACACGATGTGAATTTTTAGAGCGTGAAGCGTCAGCGCGACAATCTACTGCTCGATCTGCTGCAGGCGGAGTACAAAGCCAAGGATGATGAACGCCATCGGCAGCAGTTGGAGCAGGAGCAATTAGAACGTTTGCGCGCACGCCAGGAGCTTGAACGTTATCGCGCTTGCATGCGCGAACGCAGCTTGGAGGATGCACGCCTCCGGCAGCAACAGATTGTGGAGCGTACCCAGGAGACTGTGGAGATTCAAGAGATTGAGGAGATTGCCAAGGAACGCACGCGTCGCAGGGAACATGGTGCTTTGCTGCTCTCCATGATTGAGGAAAATAATCGCAAGCGTGCCGAGGCGGCGGCAGAGAATGTCCAGTTCTTCGATATGAAAGCCAAATCGGAAGCGGAACTCCAACATCGCATTGAAGAGGAGCGTCTTAAGATGCTCAGTTCTGTGCCCGCTGAAGTGCTTCAGTATCTACCAAAACATGCGCTTTCCCAAGCCGACCGCAAGCGTTTCAATATTCGCTCGAAAACGGAAATCTTACAGTGAAGGTTACAAGAGAGAGCATTTCGATTTTCAAAAAGCATCACCCAAAACCGCCCACAGTGCGTACGTGACGTGAATCATACGTTGGATGTCGTTGCCAGATCTATGCTTCACAGTGCGTACGTGACGTGTCTCATACGTTGGCCTAATGTTGCCGGATCACCTCAACAAGTGCTCAAGGGCAGTACGCCAATCACTTTTCACTagcaaatgaatatatattatttcacTTACATAACCCCGTAAattcacaaattaaaaataaaaactaattatattcataactattgtgtgtgtattttaaataaggaTGGCAATTTATGTGAAAATTGCTTACTATTATTTCACATGAAATAACAGttaaattcaacaataaaatatttaaattttaaagacataataaaaatgtagaagCGCTCTATTTTGTacattaattattgtattttaaaaatatgca
It encodes:
- the LOC127566059 gene encoding meiosis-specific nuclear structural protein 1, whose protein sequence is METTVKALSNVRDQAPAIVITGRPKLSVSVDADLVSKNEKFFGTLMNETRLLDSVLSKENPQRQQAAQFETAMSDELKKLKQQQFVDRTRRQQLRNDCEELRILAEQLRLAAITKELDEHMVERHRNRQLAKDAKVKGNERAEAQRLQKLAQEQERELLKKQEQIRFRESLSSQIEQTQLRRKHQCVKTAAEREESIVIQRRIEEEDKAEQLQMLRIKQKNLQCHLEHMKQKHEYKEREKALSAEMAVKLEQEQAQRAQQKDEIEAARRAAQLKQEQISLKIGKQVQEIESVKRQRDNLLLDLLQAEYKAKDDERHRQQLEQEQLERLRARQELERYRACMRERSLEDARLRQQQIVERTQETVEIQEIEEIAKERTRRREHGALLLSMIEENNRKRAEAAAENVQFFDMKAKSEAELQHRIEEERLKMLSSVPAEVLQYLPKHALSQADRKRFNIRSKTEILQ